From the genome of Gorilla gorilla gorilla isolate KB3781 chromosome 4, NHGRI_mGorGor1-v2.1_pri, whole genome shotgun sequence, one region includes:
- the C4H5orf24 gene encoding UPF0461 protein C5orf24 homolog isoform X1: MMHPVASSNPAFCGPGKPSCLNEDAMRAADQFDIYSSQQSKYSHTVNHKPMVCQRQDPLNETHLQTTSGRSIEIKDELKKKKNLNRSGKRGRPSGTTKSAGYRTSTGRPLGTTKAAGFKTSPGRPLGTTKAAGYKVSPGRPPGSIKALSRLADLGYGCGTAAFPYPMMHGRAVHGVEETGSEVKPPNE, translated from the coding sequence atgATGCATCCTGTTGCCAGCAGTAATCCAGCTTTCTGTGGGCCTGGCAAGCCTTCCTGCCTCAATGAAGATGCCATGAGAGCTGCTGATCAGTTTGACATATATTCCTCCCAGCAAAGCAAATACAGCCACACGGTCAACCACAAACCAATGGTTTGTCAGAGGCAAGACCCATTAAATGAAACACACTTGCAGACTACAAGTGGCAGAAGCATAGAAATAAAAGATgaactaaagaaaaagaagaatctcAACCGATCTGGTAAGCGTGGCCGGCCTTCGGGAACCACCAAATCAGCAGGATACCGGACCAGCACAGGCAGACCCCTGGGAACCACCAAAGCAGCTGGATTTAAGACAAGTCCAGGCAGACCTTTGGGGACAACTAAAGCTGCGGGATACAAAGTCAGCCCAGGCAGACCTCCAGGTAGCATTAAAGCTCTATCCCGTCTTGCCGATCTTGGTTATGGCTGTGGCACTGCTGCTTTTCCTTACCCTATGATGCATGGCAGAGCAGTTCATGGGGTAGAGGAAACTGGCAGTGAAGTCAAACCACCCAATGAGTGA
- the C4H5orf24 gene encoding UPF0461 protein C5orf24 homolog isoform X2: protein MMHPVASSNPAFCGPGKPSCLNEDAMRAADQFDIYSSQQSKYSHTVNHKPMVCQRQDPLNETHLQTTSGRSIEIKDELKKKKNLNRSGKRGRPSGTTKSAGYRTSTGRPLGTTKAAGFKTSPGRPLGTTKAAGYKVSPGRPPGKKQQAFRCSSDA, encoded by the exons atgATGCATCCTGTTGCCAGCAGTAATCCAGCTTTCTGTGGGCCTGGCAAGCCTTCCTGCCTCAATGAAGATGCCATGAGAGCTGCTGATCAGTTTGACATATATTCCTCCCAGCAAAGCAAATACAGCCACACGGTCAACCACAAACCAATGGTTTGTCAGAGGCAAGACCCATTAAATGAAACACACTTGCAGACTACAAGTGGCAGAAGCATAGAAATAAAAGATgaactaaagaaaaagaagaatctcAACCGATCTGGTAAGCGTGGCCGGCCTTCGGGAACCACCAAATCAGCAGGATACCGGACCAGCACAGGCAGACCCCTGGGAACCACCAAAGCAGCTGGATTTAAGACAAGTCCAGGCAGACCTTTGGGGACAACTAAAGCTGCGGGATACAAAGTCAGCCCAGGCAGACCTCCAG GAAAAAAGCAGCAAGCCTTCAGGTGTTCCAGTGATGCCTGA